CGGCGCACCCATGCCATGGGGCCGGACTCGTTGCGGCCCTTGGGCGCCCGATCGAGGATCAGGAAGGTGCTGATCAGCTCTTCGAGCCCGCGCGCGTAGGTCGAATACGTGTGATACACGTTGCCCGCCTCGTCCTTGCTGAAGGCGCTCATGCCGGGCAGTTCGTCGTTGGCGTCCGCCGATGGGGTGGGCGTGTAGTTGTAGTCCACTGCGCCGCTGGCCAGTTCCTCCGGGGTGAAGCTGACACGGAAATCGTGGTTGAAGGTCGTGCCGAACGACGAGACCCACGGGAACTGCCAGCCCATGCGCTTCTTGTAAGCCTCGATCTCGGGCAGCGGCGCGCGCGACACCGCCATCAGCGTGACGTCGTGATGGTTCAGGTGCGCGAGCGTCCCGCCCAGGTGGTCCGCCACCAGCGAGCAGCCGGTGCAGCCTGCCGCCCAACCGGGGCCGAGCATGAAGTGATAAACCATCAACTGGCTGCGGCCGTCGAACAAGTCAGCCAGCGTTCGCTTGCCCGACGGGGTATCGAAGACATAGAGCGTGTCGACCTTGACCCACGGCAGCGCCTGCCGCTCGGCCGTGATGGCATCGCGCAGGTGGATCGCTTCTTTCTCCCGGGCCAGCAGCGCTCGGCGCTTGACCAGCCATTCCTCTCGCGAAACAACAGGGTGCTGCTGCATGACCGGACCTCCTTGACGTGAGGATGGATGATGCTTGACGAATTACGTTGATATCAATACTAATAAGGCATCCATCAAAGTCAAACCATGTCCAGGTCACCTGCCGCTTCCGTTCCGTTCGAGACCACGCTGCTGATACGCGACACGTGCCTGTGCCTGCATGTGCAGCGCGCGGCGCGCACCCTGGCCCGCCGCTTCGACGAAGCCTTGCGGCCGCTGGACCTGACCAATGGCCAGTTCTCGCTACTGATGTCACTGAACCGCCCGCGGCCCGCGACGATGGGCGAAGTGGCCGATCTGCTGGCCATGGACCGGACCACCCTCACCGCGGCACTCAAGCCGCTGGAGCGCCGGGGCCTGGTGGCGATCGAGGCGAATCCGGCCGACCGCCGCAGCCGGCTGCTGCGCCTGCGCCCGGCGGGCCTGAAGGCACTGACCCGCGCGCTGCCGGTCTGGCAAGCGCTGCACGGTGCGATCGACGGCACCCTCGCGCACGCCGATCCGCAGCGCCTGCGCGACGATCTGCGGATCCTCACAGGCGACACCGGCATCAGCCCGCCAGCCAGCGCACCCCGGCGTTGATCGCCGCGCCGCCCGCAACCAGGCCGACCCACAACACCGCCGCGCACAACAACGGGCGCACACCGGACTTGAGCAGCATCGGCACATGCGTCTGCGTACCGATGGCGAACATCGCACAGGCCAGCATGGCGGTATCGATCGCATCGATCGGCGCGTGCCAGGTGACGGGGATGGCCCCGGCGGAATTCAGCAGCGTCACGCCCAGCAAGCCGACCGCGAACCACGGCATCGCGCGCCATGCATGCCCGGCAGCCCTGCGCAGCGCGCCCTCGCTCGGGGCCGCCCTCGCGACCGCCCCGTCCGCCGACGTGGTGCAGGCGAGCACCACCAGCAACGGCGCCAGCGCCAGCACCCGAACCATCTTGCTGACCACGGCGGCATTGGCTGCATCATCGCCCAGCGGGCGCGCCGCGGCGATCACCTGCGCAACCTCGTGCAGCGTCGAACCGATGTAGACCCCGAAATGCGCGGGCGCCACGGCCACGCCGGCCTGCCCCGCCAGCGCGTACAGCCAGGGGTAGAGGAAGATGCCGGCGGTGCCGAACAGCACCACGCTGGCAATCGCGACCGCCGTCTCGCGCGGCGATGCTTTCACGGCCGGCGCCACGGCCAGCACCGCCGCCGCACCGCACACCGCGCTGCCCGCCGCCACGAGCACTGCCTGCGACCGCGATAGCCCAAAGACACGCGTACCGAGCCATACGCCCGACAGCATGGTCGCCGCCAGCACCAGCAGCGGAATCGCCACACCGCTGGCGCCGAGGCTATGGATCTGCGCCAGCGTGAGCCGCGCGCCATACAGCACCACGCCGGCACGCAGCAGCGTGCGCCGCGCGAACTGGATCACCTCCGGCGCCAGCCGGCGCTGACCGCCCGGCACATGGCCGACCACCATACCCAGCAGAATGGCCAACGTCAGCGCCCCCAGGCCCAGGTGGCCAGCCCATCCCGTCGCACCCAGCGCCATCGCCGCGCCGGCGCAGCCGACCAGGATGCCCGCGCTGACCAGCAAACACCCGTCCCACCGGAGCCCGCTGCCGATCGCCCACTGCTTTCGCATTGCCGTCATCACGCCCGCCTTGCTTATTCGCTATTCGCATAACGATATGCGCGCGGTGATAACATTAAAAACGGGTAATTTTTCTATGAATGACCAATTTTATGGATAACAGAGCACCGCGCGTCACCCTGCGGCAATGGGCTGTCTTCGTGGCCGTGGCGCGCGGCGAGACCACCACGGCCGCCGGCGAGCAACTCAGCCTGTCGCAGTCCGCGGTGAGCGCGGCGCTGGCGGAACTGGAGTCTGCGCTGGCACAACCGCTGTTCGACCGCCACGGCCGCCGCCTGCACCTGAACGCGCTCGGGCGGCAACTGCTGCCGCAAGCCCAGGCGCTGCTCGACCACGCGGATGCGCTGGAGCACGCCACACAGCAGCCCGGCGTGCGCCTCAGGCTCGCGGCCAGCAGCACCATCGGCAACTACGTGCTGCCCGCCCTGCTCGCGCGCTTTCGCCAGCAGATCGCCCCCGACAGTCAGCTCGATGTGCTGATCGGCAATACGCAGGATGTGGTCGACGCCGTGTTGCGCTTCGACGTGGACCTCGGCCTGATCGAAGGCTCATGCCGTGGCGAAGCGCTGGAGATCGAAGCGTGGATGGACGACGAGATGGTGATCGTGGCCGCGCCGGACCATCCCCTCGCGCGCGGTCGCGTCTCGCATGCAGCGTTGCGCGGGGCCGCCTGGCTGATGCGCGAACCCGGCTCCGGCACGCGCGAACTGATCGACAGCCGCATCGCCGCCACGATCGGGCCGTTGCATGTGGCGCTCGAACTCGGGCACTCGGAGGCAATCAAGCGCACGGTAGCGGCGGGCTATGGCATCAGTTGCCTGTCGCGCCACGTGGTGGACGACGCCCTGCACGACGGGCGGTTGGCCATCGTGGACAGCGGCCTGCCGCGCATCGCCCGCCCGCTGCTGATCGTGCGCCACCGCGACAAGCATCCGACCCGCGGACTGACGCAGTTTGTGGAAGCCCTGCACCGCGATGTCGCCGATTCGAAAAAAATCGCACGAAGGACTAGCGCGATCCGAAAAACGTTGTTATAGTCTCATTTCTTCGGGGGCGTTAGCTCAGTTGGTAGAGCAGCGGACTCTTAATCCGTAGGTCGAGTGTTCGAGTCACTCACGCCCCACCAGAATATGAAAGGCTC
The sequence above is drawn from the Ralstonia solanacearum K60 genome and encodes:
- a CDS encoding DUF899 domain-containing protein; this encodes MQQHPVVSREEWLVKRRALLAREKEAIHLRDAITAERQALPWVKVDTLYVFDTPSGKRTLADLFDGRSQLMVYHFMLGPGWAAGCTGCSLVADHLGGTLAHLNHHDVTLMAVSRAPLPEIEAYKKRMGWQFPWVSSFGTTFNHDFRVSFTPEELASGAVDYNYTPTPSADANDELPGMSAFSKDEAGNVYHTYSTYARGLEELISTFLILDRAPKGRNESGPMAWVRRHDEYEDAPKANACCEQ
- a CDS encoding MarR family winged helix-turn-helix transcriptional regulator → MSRSPAASVPFETTLLIRDTCLCLHVQRAARTLARRFDEALRPLDLTNGQFSLLMSLNRPRPATMGEVADLLAMDRTTLTAALKPLERRGLVAIEANPADRRSRLLRLRPAGLKALTRALPVWQALHGAIDGTLAHADPQRLRDDLRILTGDTGISPPASAPRR
- a CDS encoding YeiH family protein — translated: MTAMRKQWAIGSGLRWDGCLLVSAGILVGCAGAAMALGATGWAGHLGLGALTLAILLGMVVGHVPGGQRRLAPEVIQFARRTLLRAGVVLYGARLTLAQIHSLGASGVAIPLLVLAATMLSGVWLGTRVFGLSRSQAVLVAAGSAVCGAAAVLAVAPAVKASPRETAVAIASVVLFGTAGIFLYPWLYALAGQAGVAVAPAHFGVYIGSTLHEVAQVIAAARPLGDDAANAAVVSKMVRVLALAPLLVVLACTTSADGAVARAAPSEGALRRAAGHAWRAMPWFAVGLLGVTLLNSAGAIPVTWHAPIDAIDTAMLACAMFAIGTQTHVPMLLKSGVRPLLCAAVLWVGLVAGGAAINAGVRWLAG
- a CDS encoding LysR family transcriptional regulator, which codes for MDNRAPRVTLRQWAVFVAVARGETTTAAGEQLSLSQSAVSAALAELESALAQPLFDRHGRRLHLNALGRQLLPQAQALLDHADALEHATQQPGVRLRLAASSTIGNYVLPALLARFRQQIAPDSQLDVLIGNTQDVVDAVLRFDVDLGLIEGSCRGEALEIEAWMDDEMVIVAAPDHPLARGRVSHAALRGAAWLMREPGSGTRELIDSRIAATIGPLHVALELGHSEAIKRTVAAGYGISCLSRHVVDDALHDGRLAIVDSGLPRIARPLLIVRHRDKHPTRGLTQFVEALHRDVADSKKIARRTSAIRKTLL